In the Sandaracinus amylolyticus genome, CGAACACCTGATCGATCCCGGCGCGCGCGTAGATCGTGCGGTAGCTCGGGTCGCGCAGCCGCGCGAGGATGCGCTTGGCCCCGAGGGTGCGCGAGATCGCGGCGACCGCGAGGTTGTCGGCGTCGCGACGCAGCATCGCGGCCACGACGTCGGCGCGTCCCACGTCCGCGTCGGCGAGGATCCGAGGCTCGGTGCCGTCCCCGACGATCGCGGCGAGCCCGTGCTCCGCGAAGCCGCGCGTCGCGATGGAGGGATCACGATCGACGAGCGTCACCGCATGTCCCGCGCCACCGAGCGCGAGCGCGAGGTGCGTGCCGGCGAGACCGCCTCCGACGATGACGATTCTCATGCCTCGTGGTGCTCCTGTTCACGCAGTCGGAGGATCCGCTCGTCGATCGCGGCGACCTGCGC is a window encoding:
- a CDS encoding potassium channel family protein — its product is MRIVIVGGGLAGTHLALALGGAGHAVTLVDRDPSIATRGFAEHGLAAIVGDGTEPRILADADVGRADVVAAMLRRDADNLAVAAISRTLGAKRILARLRDPSYRTIYARAGIDQVFGEIETMVGALSVAMEHPRVRHSMVLGTGDSIAFEIVVPERAEVAGRTVRDLGTSPEFPRGAVIAGIATDNGSVVAPRGDSVVLGGHAVLLVSRREDVAITIELFTRVRES